TTTTATATTCCGGTAAAAGCAGGCGAAACGCTAACTGCTGGGGATTATAAAGCTGGGACAGTTACTACTTCAGGTGGCAATACAGTAGTTGATTTAGCTTCTGTATATGATGCACAGCAAATTCCGCAAGGCGCATCTTATACTTTCCGCTTAAAATCGAGTGCATCTAGTGTGGATGTAGCTAACATTTCTAAAATTGATTTAACACAACGGATGGTAAAATCGAGTGTCGAATTTGGTAAACAAACGATTTTTGGCGGGGGAACTGTTGTCCCTGATCCAAGTGACACAGAAGCGCCAACAGTACCAAAAGCACTCACATCTTCTAATGTAACCGATAAATCTGCTACTCTATCGTGGACAGCTTCAACGGACAATAAAGCGGTGGCTGGATATAAAGTGTACCGAAATGGGACCGAAGTGGGCTCTGTTTCAGGAACTACTTTTACAGATAGTGGCTTAACTGCAAAAACAGCGTACACTTACACAGTAAAAGCGTATGATGCGGCTGGGAATTTCTCGGCAGCAAGCTCGACCTTAACTGTGACAACGCTTGATGCGGCAACACCACCAGCAACTCCAGCATGGGACGCTGCCAAAACGTACAATAAGGGAGACAGGGTTTCTTATAAAGGGAAAACATATGAAGCACAGTGGTGGACTCAAGGAAATGAGCCAGGAGCTGAACAGTGGGGCCCTTGGTTATTAATAAATTAATAGACAAAAACAGAGATTCTTTCCGGAGAATCTCTGTTTTTATTTGAAAAACTAGCCAAACGTATTACAATGAATAAAAGCGACAAGAGAGGGTGCAGAGGAATGTATTTTGTATACGATATTGGTGGAACTTTTGTTAAATTTGCGTTGATGGAAAATAACGGTACGGTGAAAATGAAAGATAAATTCCCTACAACTGCCAAAAGTGCAGAAGAACTTGTAGCTCAAATGGTCGAAAAGTGGCGCCCCTATAGGACAGAAGTGAAGGGCATTGCTGTGAGTTGTCCGGGCGTGGTAGATACGGAAAAAGGCGTGATTTACCAAGGTGGCTCGCTATTATTTATGCATGAGAAAAATTTGGCTGAAATGTTAGCGCGTGAATGTCATGTTCCCGTTGTCTTGCAAAATGATGCGAAGAGTGCGGCTTTAGCGGAACTTTGGTTAGGTGTGGCAAAAAATGTACATAGCGCGGCGATTTTAACGCTTGGAAGTGGCGTTGGTGGCGGAATTATTATGGATGGTAAATTACAATCTGGTTATCATTTGATGGCGGGAGAAGTTAGTTTTATGGAGACTTCTTTTGATACGAAGAAATTGCGAGGTACATTCTTTGGAAGAACTGGATCAGCGGTGGAGTTAATTAAGCGCATTGCATCAAAGAAGAATTTACCCAATAAAAAAGACGGTGAGCACGTTTTCGAATTAATTAACCAAGGTGATGAAGAAGCGAATGCTATTTTTGATGCGTATATTTATGAATTAGCATCTCAAATTTTAAATATCCAGTATTTGATTGATCCGGAAATTATTGCAATTGGTGGTGGCATTAGCGCCCAACCGGTTGTTGTTGAAAGGCTAAATGAGGCTGTCGCAGAAATAAAAGCAGCTAATCCTTATCATGCCGCACAACCGAAAATCGTCACTTGTCATTTCCAAAATGATGCGAATTTGTACGGAGCATTGT
The sequence above is drawn from the Listeria monocytogenes genome and encodes:
- a CDS encoding ROK family protein — its product is MYFVYDIGGTFVKFALMENNGTVKMKDKFPTTAKSAEELVAQMVEKWRPYRTEVKGIAVSCPGVVDTEKGVIYQGGSLLFMHEKNLAEMLARECHVPVVLQNDAKSAALAELWLGVAKNVHSAAILTLGSGVGGGIIMDGKLQSGYHLMAGEVSFMETSFDTKKLRGTFFGRTGSAVELIKRIASKKNLPNKKDGEHVFELINQGDEEANAIFDAYIYELASQILNIQYLIDPEIIAIGGGISAQPVVVERLNEAVAEIKAANPYHAAQPKIVTCHFQNDANLYGALYNFFLQMDAQNKR